A region of Candidatus Protochlamydia phocaeensis DNA encodes the following proteins:
- the ssb gene encoding single-stranded DNA-binding protein, with protein MFIVHIAGHLGKDPETRFTPSGQKVTTFNIATNHRKGKEDVTIWVRVTVWGDRFDKIISYLKKGSAVVVMGKLNPPSSYTDKEGRTQISLEVTAEMIEFSPFGKSDRNGEPAQQGSATHEQGGYEDQFQSTSYHKPQASYGTSSYSHSGQGNSSSHASLDDDALPF; from the coding sequence ATGTTTATTGTACATATCGCCGGACACTTGGGTAAAGATCCAGAAACGCGCTTTACACCTAGCGGTCAAAAAGTCACAACATTCAACATTGCAACAAATCATCGCAAGGGTAAAGAAGACGTGACTATTTGGGTTCGGGTCACAGTGTGGGGAGATCGTTTTGATAAAATTATTTCCTATCTAAAAAAGGGAAGCGCTGTTGTGGTGATGGGAAAATTGAATCCTCCTTCTAGCTATACGGACAAAGAAGGGCGCACGCAAATTAGCTTGGAAGTGACAGCCGAAATGATCGAATTCAGTCCTTTTGGTAAATCAGACCGCAACGGAGAGCCTGCCCAGCAGGGGTCTGCAACACATGAGCAAGGAGGATACGAGGATCAATTCCAATCGACTTCTTACCATAAGCCCCAAGCGTCTTATGGAACGTCTTCCTATAGCCATTCGGGACAAGGGAATAGCTCTTCTCATGCGTCCTTGGATGATGATGCCCTTCCTTTTTAA
- a CDS encoding CesT family type III secretion system chaperone: MSFENAKENLKEFGKELGLEGLEFDENNTCILGIDDEFSLHLTYEPNSKRLYLYSPLLDGLPRDEKTRLRLYERLLEGSMLGGQMAGGGVGVAVKEELILMHCTLDMEHAVSSALRAFAPLYVETVEKWRKICSEISEGRDEGANAAKPAAQPLQGGKQGQGFIKI; this comes from the coding sequence ATGTCATTTGAAAATGCAAAAGAGAATCTTAAAGAATTTGGAAAGGAGTTAGGACTAGAAGGCCTAGAGTTTGATGAAAATAATACGTGTATTTTAGGAATAGACGACGAATTTTCCCTTCACCTGACTTATGAGCCAAATTCTAAGCGTCTCTACTTATACTCTCCCTTGTTAGATGGGCTTCCACGCGATGAAAAAACGCGATTGAGGCTGTATGAACGCTTGCTGGAAGGCTCTATGCTTGGCGGTCAAATGGCGGGTGGTGGAGTTGGTGTTGCAGTTAAAGAAGAATTAATTCTGATGCACTGCACACTGGATATGGAACACGCTGTTTCTTCTGCATTGCGTGCTTTTGCTCCTCTTTATGTGGAAACAGTTGAAAAATGGCGTAAGATTTGCAGCGAAATCTCCGAAGGCCGTGATGAGGGCGCAAACGCAGCTAAGCCTGCAGCTCAGCCATTGCAAGGCGGCAAACAAGGCCAAGGATTCATTAAGATCTAA
- a CDS encoding DMT family transporter, producing the protein MFRGIVLILGACLVWGLFFIIPQFLVGFNTIEIVLGHYFFFGTISLCFMLAKGIKRWTSLPSRIWMRAILYAFVVNIFYYFSLVLGLRYASASVTALIIGLSPITIAFYGNWRQKECSFKTLIQPSLLIGTGLILVNFKAFTELSAESVLEYTFGLGCGFLALIAWNWYVVSNSRFLKQNFSFPASDWSTLIGVCTLLWVLIFGAGAIYFAEEEQMSKYFIFNDALMRFLIGSLILGLICSWIGSYLWNSGSKFLPISLTGQLSIFETIFGLLFAYLVEQRFPTGLETAGIATILGGVALCMQIFRSPDFSLPLADPSPLASLH; encoded by the coding sequence ATGTTTAGAGGAATTGTTCTCATTTTAGGGGCTTGTTTAGTTTGGGGACTTTTCTTTATTATCCCTCAATTTTTAGTTGGTTTTAATACAATTGAAATTGTCCTAGGCCATTATTTCTTTTTTGGAACCATTTCTTTATGCTTTATGTTGGCGAAGGGAATAAAAAGATGGACTAGCCTGCCAAGCCGCATTTGGATGCGGGCGATTCTTTATGCTTTTGTCGTCAATATTTTCTATTATTTTTCTTTGGTTTTAGGGCTTCGTTATGCCAGTGCGTCTGTAACAGCGCTCATTATTGGGCTAAGTCCCATTACAATTGCTTTTTACGGCAATTGGCGGCAAAAAGAATGTTCCTTTAAAACGTTGATTCAGCCTAGTCTTTTAATTGGAACGGGTCTTATTTTAGTCAATTTTAAAGCGTTTACGGAACTTTCCGCTGAGTCGGTCCTAGAATATACGTTTGGATTGGGATGTGGCTTTTTGGCTTTAATCGCTTGGAATTGGTACGTCGTTTCAAATTCCCGTTTTCTCAAGCAGAATTTTTCTTTTCCTGCTAGTGATTGGTCGACTTTGATCGGGGTCTGCACGCTGCTTTGGGTGCTTATATTTGGAGCGGGAGCGATTTATTTTGCAGAAGAAGAACAAATGTCCAAATACTTTATCTTTAATGATGCTTTAATGCGCTTTTTGATCGGCAGTCTCATTTTAGGCCTTATCTGCTCGTGGATTGGTTCCTATTTATGGAACAGCGGAAGTAAATTTCTCCCCATCTCTTTGACCGGCCAGCTCTCTATTTTTGAAACGATCTTTGGTCTCTTATTTGCCTATTTAGTCGAGCAGCGCTTTCCCACAGGACTTGAAACAGCAGGCATTGCCACCATCCTGGGAGGCGTTGCCTTATGCATGCAAATTTTCAGGAGTCCCGATTTCTCCCTACCTTTAGCCGATCCCTCTCCTCTTGCAAGCCTTCATTAG
- a CDS encoding glycogen debranching protein: MKKKLSPVIQPETELQTDVGYPYPFGATEQEGGVNFAFFNKEAEKLNLCLFHENNLAIPFKEIELDPAIHKTGHVWHILVHQLPSSCVYGFRLFPHKPKDAQQNAENAQDKEVSHLLLDPYAKAVASHANWGGPPDQNEPYHPLGKVILHSPFDWEGINPPRIPWKNLVLYEMHVRGFTRDDSSRTAHPGTYDGLIEKIPYLKQLGINAIELMPVFEFNETEAMQVHPQTKKKLVNYFGYSTVNFFSLMSRYAADSNLDKAILEFKRMVKELHRNGIEVILDVVYNHTFEGNHQGPVASFRGCDPHAYYMIDAQGNYLNFSGCGNTFNCNHPVTRELILESLRYWVTEMRVDGFRFDLASILTRAENGAPLGNPPIVEAISQDPILANTKLIAEAWDAGGLYQVGGFYPGTRWSEWNGRYRDVVRRFIKGTSGQKTAFATALSGSQDLYGWRGSPCCSINFVTAHDGFSLADLVTYNEKHNLDNGEDNRDGFDHNDSWNCGLEGHSNNKKIVFLRERQIRNFHLALMLSQGVPMLLMGDEYCHTRNGNNNTWCQDNQLNWFLWDQLEAKPGFFRFYRSLIEFRKKEPLLGREAFLEDKDVSWHGLSPLNPEWENDNRFVAFSLNIPDKGPDLYAAFNASHVPLTINIPHAGEGMHWVWVVNTHNPPPEDFFEEGQRKRLLAHTYRIPSYTAILLKAVPNPP, encoded by the coding sequence ATGAAAAAGAAACTTTCTCCTGTTATTCAACCCGAAACAGAATTGCAAACTGATGTAGGCTATCCTTATCCTTTCGGCGCAACAGAACAAGAAGGCGGAGTGAATTTTGCTTTCTTTAACAAAGAGGCTGAAAAGCTTAACTTATGCTTATTCCATGAAAACAATTTAGCAATTCCTTTTAAAGAAATTGAGCTTGATCCGGCCATTCATAAAACAGGGCACGTCTGGCATATTCTAGTGCATCAGCTTCCCTCTTCTTGCGTATATGGCTTTCGCCTATTTCCCCATAAGCCTAAGGATGCTCAGCAAAATGCGGAGAATGCTCAAGATAAAGAAGTCAGCCATCTATTATTAGATCCCTATGCTAAAGCTGTAGCCAGCCATGCTAACTGGGGCGGCCCTCCCGATCAAAACGAGCCTTATCATCCGCTCGGTAAAGTCATTCTGCATTCCCCTTTTGATTGGGAAGGAATTAATCCTCCTCGCATTCCATGGAAAAATCTTGTTCTCTATGAAATGCATGTCAGGGGATTTACGCGCGATGACTCAAGCAGGACAGCACATCCAGGCACTTATGATGGATTAATCGAAAAAATCCCATACTTAAAACAACTGGGAATCAATGCCATCGAGCTTATGCCTGTCTTTGAATTCAATGAGACAGAAGCGATGCAAGTGCACCCCCAAACAAAAAAGAAGCTCGTCAATTACTTTGGCTATTCGACTGTTAATTTTTTTTCTCTCATGAGCCGATATGCGGCCGATTCAAACTTAGACAAAGCCATCCTGGAATTTAAACGGATGGTCAAGGAACTGCACCGAAATGGTATTGAAGTCATTTTAGATGTGGTCTACAACCATACTTTTGAAGGCAATCATCAAGGCCCCGTTGCTTCCTTTCGGGGATGCGATCCGCACGCTTATTATATGATCGACGCGCAAGGCAATTACCTCAACTTTTCGGGTTGCGGCAATACGTTTAACTGCAATCATCCCGTGACTAGAGAATTAATCTTAGAATCCTTGCGTTACTGGGTGACAGAAATGCGGGTGGATGGATTCCGCTTTGATTTGGCCTCTATTTTAACGCGGGCAGAAAATGGAGCGCCGCTTGGCAATCCTCCTATCGTAGAAGCGATTTCTCAAGATCCCATCTTGGCGAATACAAAATTGATTGCCGAGGCGTGGGATGCAGGCGGCCTTTACCAAGTCGGAGGATTTTATCCCGGGACCCGTTGGAGTGAATGGAATGGCCGCTACCGCGATGTCGTCCGTCGCTTCATTAAAGGCACGTCAGGCCAAAAGACAGCTTTTGCAACAGCCTTAAGCGGCTCACAAGATCTATATGGATGGCGCGGGTCTCCCTGCTGCAGCATTAACTTTGTGACTGCCCACGACGGCTTCAGCCTAGCCGATCTCGTGACATATAATGAAAAGCACAATCTCGACAATGGGGAAGACAATAGAGACGGCTTCGATCACAATGACAGCTGGAACTGTGGATTGGAGGGGCATTCAAACAATAAGAAAATCGTCTTCTTGCGCGAGCGGCAAATACGAAATTTTCATCTTGCCCTGATGCTTTCACAGGGCGTTCCCATGCTTCTCATGGGCGATGAATATTGCCATACGCGAAACGGCAACAACAATACGTGGTGCCAGGATAATCAACTCAATTGGTTCTTATGGGATCAACTAGAAGCCAAGCCTGGATTTTTCCGCTTTTATCGCTCGTTGATCGAATTTCGTAAGAAGGAGCCCTTGCTAGGAAGAGAGGCTTTTTTAGAGGATAAGGATGTCTCTTGGCATGGATTGTCCCCTTTAAATCCGGAATGGGAAAACGACAACCGATTTGTCGCTTTCAGCTTGAATATTCCGGATAAAGGCCCGGACCTTTATGCAGCCTTTAATGCCTCCCATGTTCCTCTTACCATTAATATTCCTCATGCAGGCGAAGGCATGCATTGGGTTTGGGTGGTCAATACGCATAATCCCCCTCCCGAAGATTTCTTCGAGGAAGGCCAGCGCAAAAGGCTATTAGCGCATACATATCGCATTCCCTCTTATACGGCTATTTTGTTAAAGGCAGTCCCCAATCCCCCTTAG